AATCCTACTTATAAATTCTCTTACAGACAAAGTTGTTTCATTTTCTCCATAAAATTTGGTACCccaattttcattattaaaaatttgtgcCAATTTAAATGACGCGTCTGGTCCTCGAAATATACATTTGTAGGCTTGAGTTTTATTAGAGTAGTAATGAATGTGTCCATTAAAGGTGGAAAAAAATTGACTCTCAGTGCAGGCCAAACTTTTTCCATTTTATTCGCACATATATAGTATTCATAGGAAAAAATCTTGCGTCGAAGATTGCTAGAAACTTAAATAACGAGATATCAATCATATGAACTACGcgttgattaaataaaaatatgattacgcgtttattaaattttaattctcaatatatatatatttctctATGCATCTCTGTTTATTCattattccaaaaatttataataaataataaataataacaacaaaaaCATTTCCTTAAAGTATTAAAGTAGTAAAGTAGTAAAACATCGAAATTATGGAATTATATCTGTAGATCTACAATATAGTCCGTCGATCATCATGtgctatttttaaataatttacgcGAATCGCATTATTTCTATTCACGTTTTTCTCGGTTTAATTCCCCTCTATTTATTTGTGCGacttctattaatttttgcaaAGATGAATAAAACATTGGAACACATATAAAATAACCAATTCCTAAAATTAACGCCAACATTAGAATTAATTTGAACGCAACGCGCGGAACTCCATAAGTTAAAGTTTCCAGTACTGTAAAGAAGTATgaattcaatataaatttttatgtaatattaagATATAAAAAGCCCAAAAGTTAGACAATTAATTAccgatattatatattattggaCGAAATTCTCTTCCTGGAATATTGGACACTCCTTCGTATTTAGCGCTCACGCGGAGCAATTTTTTTGtagtaataatttgttgagAATTCTTACGAAGGACGagtaaagtaattattaataatttatataaaaactactataattactataataaattaattatatgatgtCACTTACCGACTGAGTAATTTCCAAATTTTgtctctttttaaaaatatttaatgctTCCTCGAAACCCATTATTTCCAACACGAACGTTGTTGGcgactttaatattaattatttatcaataaactTTCGTTTACAATGCTTATCATGAATACAAATCGGCTTACCGTCGCTGCATAAGATACTCTTGTTTCATATGTATTTCCTTCTTCTAAACCATCAAGAATAtaccatttttctttttgtcctGTCTTATTTTGGGTAATTTCGTCAGCATTAATGAAAGGTACTATTCGTTCATAACGTTGGATAGTATACGGAGGCGTTAGAGTCTTTAAAGTGagaatttaaagatattttattattaattccttacattattaaattatataaaaagaccCACCACTAAACCTTCTTGTTCACTCCATTCTAAAATTTCTGCgtaaaaattttcagaaatcTTTACAACGTTAGAAGTAAAAActtctttttcaatatttgcTTTAGTTTGTTTAATAAGCCacagataaaatataaagaacgCGATAAACGtgtttttgaataaaaatttcattttcacgAAAAGTTAATACTCCTGTTGCTCCGCAGCGATGTTTAATTAACTTCAAATACCAGTTTTGGAACTTTGCATTATTTGTGGTGCATTAAATGTGACAGTGTCGTCCGCAGCAATGAAGATAATCACTTAGCTATCTTTTGATTCGAATTATCTATTTAAATGTCAAATTCGCCTCCACCACCGATATTTGATGATATAACTTCGACAATTGGTAACACACCAATAGTTCGAATAAACTCAATATCAATATTAGCTCCTTCGTTTGAATTATCAAACATTGAATTATTggctaaattagaatatttaaaccCATTATCTGGAAGTATTAAAGATAGAGTTGCTAAAAGGATATTAGAAggtatattcatttttaataatattcaacatATTAGAATCtatcaaataaatgattttttttttctttgtaagaTGTCgaaaaggaaaataaagttaaagctGGTACAACTTTATTAATACCTACGAGCGGAAATTTGGGTatgttaattatattgatagcACTTGAGTTACTATTTACCTGATTGagttgataaatatttatgattaaaattaattaaaaataggtGTTAGTATTGCAATGTTAGCTCATAAAAAGGGTTACAAAACGATAGTTCTTGTACCAGAACGTACAACAATAGATCGAATTCATGTTTTAAAAGCATTGGGTACCGAAATTATAAGAACACAAAGTGAAGTTCATCATGATGCTCCCGAAAGTAATTTTAGTTTAGCTAAAAAATTATCAGGTGAAATTACAAATTCAATTGTAGTTGACGAggtaaattataacaaaataccttttcttttctttctttttttttgaagaaaattttaacttgatggagtaatttttttttagttaaatagtcaaagtaattttaatgtaCATTTTGAAGAAACTGCCGAAGAAATTTATACTCAAGTTGAAGGAAAATTAGATGTGCTTGTAGTTGGTGTGGAATCAGGAGGtatataaatgtttaatttatttcctgcataaaaattatatattaaagaaaaaaggcTATTTTTAGCTACTATTACTGGGCTTGCGAAGAATCTTAAATCTCGCATATCTGGATTGAAGGTACATTTCATGAATATTAGGAAGCTATAGgaaatctatttattttatcatcacGCGAACAGGTAATTGCCGTCGAGCCTCAACATTCAAGAATACAAGATAATATACCTATTAATCCATCATCAATAAAGGTAATTATCAATTAAGAGTTCAACAAGatacaactttttttacaaattatctTGCGTTCTTATTAGGAACGGAAGGTTGAAGATATTGGAAACGATTTTACGCCACCTCTGCTGGATAAATCTTTGATTGACCATTGGATTAAAGTTAATGATCAAGAATCTTTTTCCATGtcaagaaaattaattaaaaatggattATTAGCAGGTACATacaaaaggaatttttttttaaaaacttttacaaTGAGGCcgtataaatttcattatgatAGGACCTTCTTCTGGAACTGTTGTGAGTGCTGCTTTATCATATGTAAAACATCGATCTACGGTACACGAGGATTCGACGCGGATTCTTTGCGTATTGAATGATACTGCGCGAAATTATGGTACTACTTTATTATCCGATGAATGGCTTTTAGAAAATGATTTGATGGACGGTGAGATGGTTAGGAAACTCAAGTAtcaaaaaatcgaaaaatatAGAGctgtatgtaaaaaaaattttgatatttattagctaaattttcaaagttaaataatctcctttttttttaaggcaAGTGTAGAAGATTTACAACTTCCAGCTGCAGTGACAATTTCACCAAATGCAACAATATCACAGGcaattgaattaatgttagaTAGAGAATATTCACAATTACCGGTGATTGATtctcataaaaaattaattggcTATGTTTCCTTAACATCATTACAAAGTCATTTGGAAGTAGGAGGAGCAACATTAAAAGAACCAATATCTAAATGGATGTTTTCATTCGGTGGAAATAAAAGTGGTAATTCTAAAAGAAAACGTTATCAGTTAATTACACCCGATACTCCTTTATCCGAATTagctaaattttttgaaaaacatAGTTTTGCTGTTGTGACTGATTCTGAAAGAAAATGGTGTTTAGGTGTTGCTACAAAATATGACTTAATTAACTTCTTAAATCATAGAAATTCTAGTGCTTTCTCTTAATTGTCGTATCATATccaaagatatttttaaaataaatacatttttatgtTAGTAACGTGACCGATTTTTTATTGGTCGATAAAAATGAtcgtaaaaatttatttacgtacctaatttgaaatttacagTTCTGTGAATCTTAGTATGCTTTCACGACTTGTACGAGAGCATAATCAAAAGCAACAAGCCGTAAGGCGTAACAATGGTGcgtatttgtaatattaccaCGCCATATTTATACGGAGTCTTACAGCGTATTTTAAATCAGAACAACTTAGGAAGGAAGCTGTACAGGCTGTTAGTGAGGTGACTGATTCTTTAGCTGATACTTTAAACGAAAGGTATGTGCGCACGCTGTTTGATAACGATCCCTTAAAAGTGTTAAACTGATGAATTTCTATAAAATGTATGCCACTATTCatactttatattattgtatttgatCGAGAATAATAatggatatttttaatatttacatttttttattaaaaaatacggttattttttaaaaaacttaaagAGTCTCGACTATACTCAAAACTCAGCGTGAAATCGAGTCCGAAGCCAGAAAGTTATCTTCTCAATCAGTTAAATACACGAAACAAACAAAACAATGGTTGAGCATGTTAGAAGGATTCAATTCAGCTTTAAaggtttatttctttttgtttttatatttaaactaaaatatgtatattaaaGAATGTTATCatgatttatcttttttttacaaaggAATTAGGCGATGTTCAAAACTGGGCTGAAGTAATAGAGAAAGATATGAGAGAAATTGCAACAACTTTGGAATTTGTTCACAAAGGTTTACtgaaaagttattttattttaatcagtCTAGAAttcgtaataaaaaatttcatttcctTTAGGAACGATAGAGGGCCAGACGATAACTGCGGAAATATCGACGGTATCGGGAGACAATAAGACTAATtgaggaaattttttttttttgaactggattaaattttaaacttttgatCTAGTCGCGAGTTAGATGAAAATTTGTCATTGCagatgtaatattaattaatagccACCAcgtttgcaaaaaaaaagattttttatcgCGCCTGTCAATGATTATATGTATCGGTTATGTGCAAATTAAACAATAGGCGCGATATTAAAGATATCAATCAATTTAATCAAACTATATTTGGGATGTCTTCTTTGTCTTCCTCccaaacttaaatttttttttgaaaggtATTAACCTGTTATGAACAAAGACTTGTATTACGTTACCTAACTGAAAAAACGTAACAACGTATCAGAGAATTTGATTATCTattgtatctttttttttcaataaaaaaattttttatctactTCCGATATTATcgtgtgaatttttttattctgtggggttatattaatatatggaAATGAGTTGCGATATTACGATAAATTGAATATGTGggcataataaaaaaaaatttcctgaacTCTATAATTCATTTGATCATTTGTGAACcaccattaaaaataaataaatcatttcgTGAATATTTATGGTTaaattctctctttttttctcTCATTCCTCTGACTCTTTATATTGTTACCTGTgtcttacataaaaataatttatattattatttgattttgattttggtGTTGAAAATTAATGATGTTCTTCCAATAACGTAATCAGGATCTGAGATTTTCCGGAGCTGtgagaaatatataaatacgttttcacttttttttcacttttttttctctttttttttttttttaaaaaaaaaaaaaaatacgctACATGAGCCATAAATAGCGTTTAGTAgcgaaattattaattattgtaataaaataggAAATAAGATACCTTTTTTTACAATCGTTTcgcttattaataattattcgtATTGAATAATAACAAGGATGAATTTAAACCCAAGTTATTTGTTAGATACACTCTTCACTTTGTTCTTAAAAATAGTATTggcaatattattaaaaatattatacatcaTCAAAGGAGAGGAGATCATAGTAACAAAAGTTGAAGTTACTATTAAGAAAGCAAATAAAGAGAAGCAATACACTCATATTTTAGACGCATCAAAAGATAGAGCAATTAAACCAAAGGACTTAATCAATGAACCCGATCTTAAAGGCACTCCATCCGatattaataaacaacaaATAGCTGAGGAAGAAATGAAAACAAATCTCATTACCGGTACTCCATCTGAATTGAAACCGGAAGAAATTAAggatgaaataattaatgataagaACGATAAATCGGAAGAATATGGTATCGAATCCACACCTGAAATTCAAGAAAAGCGTGAAATTCCTCGACTTGAAACTGGTTGCCCATTTGAAATGAAAACGtcacataataatattagcgGATCGGGCACTATACCGTTTGAGGTAACTAAATTATATTAGCATACCAACTGGCATTTATGAATGAATGCTAATATATGGCTATAAAACAGTTTTACTGGAAGAATGGCGGACAGGAAGTTGTAATCACGGGCGATTTTGATGATTGGCAAGGTAATTATTAATCACGTGAcgatttattgaaataattaatttatcgtaatttatatttttatttattttattttaggcactcataaaatgaaatttaatccGGCAACTAACGATTTTGTTGCTGTTGTTGATATTGATCCTAACAAACAAAATGAATTCAAGTTTATCGTTGATGGGAATTGGCAACCAAATTGGGATTTACCAACACGCACAGATGAAcgtaagttttatttattataatcgttttatatatatatataatgacttatactataataatccATTATTTATAGATGGAAATGTTAACAATATAATCTATGCCTTCCCATCTGGCCCGTTGAGCCCcgaatataaagaatatgcTGGTGAATACTTTAAAAGAGactttattttgtattagCTTATTGAAGgaatataactaattttattccattttatttGTAGCTCCATCTTTTCAACTCACTGCCGCTTATTAGTGTATCTTATATAAAGGTTTCCGTTTTTGAATCATATTTTAGCTCATATTGCAGGGCAAATTGTGTTTGCTATTAGTctctcatttttttctttatgaaaaatataccTACAGTTTTTTTAagcagtttaatttatttatccgACATGTTAATCCACATTTGTATAGTTGTAGTTGTATACCTTACTcccaaatttcattaatatactATGacaatctaataaaatatattaatttaaatcattaccaaatatattttaaatacttttgtacaaaaagatattattaaattaaaaataaaattactgttGATTTGATTTACATGTGAAATGCATACAAATTGCGGGGTAAAggataatcaatttttttctcctgaaaaaataataaatattgtattgtgtaagtattaaaatttccatggaatttacacattttttaaattatcatggCCATTGCTAGTTcttcattat
The Rhizophagus irregularis chromosome 19, complete sequence DNA segment above includes these coding regions:
- a CDS encoding uncharacterized protein (SECRETED:cutsite_TKA-NI; SECRETED:prob_0.8990); SECRETED:SignalP(1-25), whose protein sequence is MKFLFKNTFIAFFIFYLWLIKQTKANIEKEVFTSNVVKISENFYAEILEWSEQEGLVTLTPPYTIQRYERIVPFINADEITQNKTGQKEKWYILDGLEEGNTYETRVSYAATSPTTFVLEIMGFEEALNIFKKRQNLEITQSNSQQIITTKKLLRVSAKYEGVSNIPGREFRPIIYNIVLETLTYGVPRVAFKLILMLALILGIGYFICVPMFYSSLQKLIEVAQINRGELNREKRE